From a region of the Arachis ipaensis cultivar K30076 chromosome B09, Araip1.1, whole genome shotgun sequence genome:
- the LOC107615223 gene encoding uncharacterized protein LOC107615223 encodes MTSPKNLKDIQKLTGRLTALSRFLGASAQKAIPFFKLMKKGAPFKWETECEEAFQHFKKVLAEPPILAKPQTGETLYLYLSITEEALAAALIRENMKKEQEPIYFISKVLQEAETRYSRLEKLAFTLLTASQRMRQYFQAHPLTVRTDQAVKQVLQKPDLAGRMLAWSIELSQFQIRFEPRYAIKAQAMANFITEMTPGNSSPESWKLHVDGSSNVTSGGAGVILESQNGVVMEQSVRYEFPVSNNQAEYEALLAGLALAREVGAKVLEVNTDSQVVSSQINRDYQTRDPLLQQYLAKVNKLKEGFERVTIKHVPRERNTRADLLSKLASTKPGHGNKSLIQEVVKSPSVSTTTNAHLTLSNQGSWTYPILQYFLDGTLPPDPKEGKRIKREAANYTVVTGQLYKRGFSQPLLKCVKPEKHTP; translated from the coding sequence ATGACGAGCCCAAAAAACCTTAAAGACATCCAAAAGCTCACCGGCCGATTGACGGCGTTATCACGCTTTCTCGGGGCATCGGCTCAAAAAGCGATCCCTTTcttcaaactaatgaaaaaaGGAGCCCCTTTTAAATGGGAGACGGAGTGTGAGGAAGCGTTCCAGCATTTCAAGAAAGTCCTAGCGGAACCACCAATCCTTgccaaaccccaaacaggggAAACACTCTACCTATACCTCTCCATTACGGAAGAGGCACTCGCAGCAGCACTCATCCGTGAAAACATGAAAAAGGAACAAGAACCTAtctacttcataagcaaagtcttGCAAGAAGCGGAAACTCGCTACTCACGACTAGAAAAATTAGCTTTTACACTCCTCACGGCCTCCCAGCGCATGCGACAATACTTCCAGGCCCACCCCTTGACGGTCCGAACCGACCAGGCGGTCAAACAAGTACTACAAAAACCCGACCTTGCGGGAAGAATGTTAGCGTGGTCCATCGAACTATCACAATTCCAAATCAGGTTCGAACCCCGGTACGCGATCAAAGCACAGGCCATGGCCAACTTTATCACCGAGATGACCCCAGGAAACTCTTCCCCCGAATCGTGGAAACTACATGTTGACGGCTCATCGAACGTCACCTCTGGAGGTGCCGGAGTCATTCTCGAAAGTCAGAACGGAGTCGTAATGGAACAATCAGTACGATACGAATTCCCagtctcaaacaaccaggcagaatacgaggccctccTGGCAGGCCTAGCCCTAGCTCGGGAGGTCGGAGCAAAGGTCCTAGAGGTAAACACCGACTCACAGGTAGTCAGCTCCCAAATTAACAGAGACTACCAGACACGAGACCCCCTACTCCAACAGTACCTCGCCAAGGTAAACAAACTAAAAGAAGGATTCGAGCGAGTTACCATAAAACATGTCCCTAGAGAACGAAACACCAGGGCAGACCTACTTTccaaactagccagtaccaaaccaggacACGGTAACAAATCGCTAATCCAGGAAGTCGTCAAGTCACCCTCCGTGTCAACGACAACCAACGCTCATCTGACACTCTCGAACCAAGGATCTTGGACCTACCCTATCCTACAGTACTTCCTTGACGGAACACTGCCGCCGGATCCCAAAGAGGGAAAACGAATAAAACGGGAAGCCGCCAACTATACCGTTGTCACAGGACAGTTATACAAacgcggattctcgcaacccctACTCAAATGCGTCAAACCCGAGAAACATACTCCGTGA